The Prionailurus bengalensis isolate Pbe53 chromosome B1, Fcat_Pben_1.1_paternal_pri, whole genome shotgun sequence genomic interval CATATAATAAATGGCCCTGTTCTTTATTTCCTCAAGGTCctattcttcttctccttctcttatATTTGCTCTACTTTTCAAAAAGGACCCGAAACTCATTCACAGTGAAGTAAATATAACAATGTGTACTATCCCTCCCAAAAGGATCTGCATTTTAGTAgtactaaaattttaaaggactTCCAAAGCTGAACATCTTCTAGGCATTTGTGTGTCTGCACACACATGTCACTACTCTGTTAGGAAGGCTGGGTCAAAAAGGACTATTATTTGTCTCCAGTTGAGTCCGTTTCTATGGGTTACTTTACTTGGGTGCATGGTGATTAGAATCAGAGGCAGCACCAATGCAGAGGATGGAGGACTGGCCTATCAGGACATCCACATTAGACTCCCAGGGGCACCACTTACCATGTATTCTACATGAATGGCACTCACAACACAATATGAATGGTGCCCCCTGGAGGTCTGCAATGTAGCAGCCCCAGTTTCTGTAAGAATGTGCTAAGAAGTGGAGCATCTGAGtagcttagtcaattaagcatccaactcttggtttcggctcaggtcatattctcacggttcatgacattgagccttgagtcaggctccatgctgacagcacagacagaatcttgggattctctccctccttctctctctgccctgaccctgctcacattctctgtctcaaaataaataaacattaaaaaaaaaaaaaaaaaaaaaaaaaggaatatgctaagaagagaaaaatttaagGGATAAAAGAGGGTAACTCTAAAAGGCTGGGTCTCCAAAGTTTGAAAATATTGTAACGTACTGGGAAGTTCATCACATACCTGTGTTCCAGACAATGTATTTTTGTATGTCCCAGAACTAATAAAAGCAACTGATTCAGTTACTGTCCATTAGTCTGCTGTCCCTTGTTTCAAGATGAAGGATCACCACAAACCATGAAACTGAAGGATTCTtaaatccacaaaaaaaaaaaaatgaatttaagccTTGACTTCTGGcctcagggttttttgttttcttttgttttttgaaagagagagcacagagaaCAAGAGCGTATGCATGAGCAAGtgggatagagacagagggagaggaatggagagaatctttaaaaaaactttttctatgtttttattttatttttgagagggagagacagagtgcgagtgggagagaggcagagaaagagggagacacagaatctgaagcaggctccaggctctgagctgtcagcacagcctgatgtaggactcgaactcacagaccgtgagatcatgacctaagttgaagtcagacgcttaactgactgagccacccaggtgccccaggaatgcagagaatcttaaacagggtccacacccagcacagagccagagtcAGGGCTTCATCCAAggactggtgagatcatgacctgagatgaaatcaagagtcggccacttaaccaactgaaccaccaaggtacCCCTCAGATCATCAATTTCAccttcaaaatacacaaaggaaGAACCAAGTCCATCCAGAGAGATGCAGTTACTTGCCAAGCAAAtatgatttaaaggaaaaaacctttcgtgtccctggctggctcagtcagtagagcatgtgactcatgacctcaggttgtaagttcaagccccatgttgggcacagagtttacttaaaagtgataaattataaaaagaaaacaaaaaccttggaAAGTATTACTTTATTAAAGTTTTAAGATTACatgtataaagaaaacaaaaatttaaggaatTATACTGTTATGGATTTGGGCTTTAAGtcactttttcatctttgttggtGTGACAATGCTATGGTGGCTATGTTTACAAACAGAACCCTCACCTTTTAAGAGATATATACTGAAGATGTCTAGGAGAAGTgatgatgtctgggatttgcttcaaaataatctacGGGCATGGGGGGCCTAGGTGGCatagtcagaagagcatgcaactcttgatctcagggttgtgagttcaagccccacactgggtatagagattacttaaacaaacttgaaaaatataatcTATGAGGTAGAAACAAATGGGTAAAGACAAATTGGTAACTGAAGCTGTATTATGAGAATACAGGGGTTCATTATACTCTTACTCTTCAACTATCTTAAAGTTTTGTCTAATTGAAATATACTCTCACACACAAGTATCTTCAGCATTCAGAATACTATCTGGGACACAGtaggtaaatatttgtttataacaATGAATGAAAGTCTATTTACAACTATgtaggaaagaaaaatcacacaaaataagtcatttctttaataaaataaagctttcaaACTGACAGCAGTCATTGAATTAATAAAGTggaactattttttccccttatttccaaaattttctcagtatataagcattttataattttttaaaattaagtttcaaGAAGAGCTGCCTGGTGAcacagtcggctaagcatctggttcttggtttcggttcaggtcatgatctcacagtttgtacaTCAGAGCCCCTTgctgggctccatactgacagtgcagagcctgcttgtcttgcgctctcgctctctccctccccctctctgcccctcccccatgcacatgcatgctcactctctcaaaaataaaagtaaaatattcataTCCATAGATCATTCAGGTATATGAACAGTTAATACTATCAtatacttaacaacaacaacaaaaaaaatcctaagattAAGGTCTCTTCATAGGCAACATGAACCTAAAATTTTATCATCCTTATTCTGAAAACCGTCATTATTTAGCTTCCCTTTCTCTAGTATTTTCACTCAGCCACTATATCTTGATTCAGGTCACCTGTCTTCAAAGTTTAAAGGAGAGGAAATAGGAGACAGAAATACACTGAGCCCACAAGGTAAGAAGGATCCTCAAAGTTAATGAGAAAAGCTTTTCTGGGGGCAGTATGAAGAATACCACCTTAAAACACtaagatttttttgtatttaacagATCATTGACCACTGCTttagttaaattttaaaacaattcagcttctttttcccccttctattAGCAGTTAGTTTCTGTATATAAACCTTAAGCATATGTATTTGTCTAGCAAAtgacacacatgaaaaaaatacatggtatgggggcacctgggtggctcagttaagtatccaacttaacttgattttgcctcagctcatgatttcacagttcctgagttcgagccccacatcaggctctgcactgacagcatggagcctgcttcagattctgtgtctccctctctctttgcccctccccacccctttaaaaaataaataaataagcatttaaaaaatatacatacatatatagtatgGTTTACAGAGTACACTGCcataggataaagaaaaaattcaaaaataccaTTTGGGTATTAATTctggcagaaaataaaagaactcacGTTACCTACATAGATTTACTAACAAGTCTTAGTACTGAGACTTCAATTGACAGATCCATAGAATTTGattacatgtattcattttctacctttttacAGATTCAAAAGAACCAATACAAGAAGTATAATCCCTAAGAAtggcctctctgagctccagcctcTGGAATGAAACCACTACATCTGTTTATCAGTACCTTGGTTTTCAAGTTCAAAAAATTTACCCTTTTCATGATAACTGGAACACTGCCTGCTTTGTCATTCTgcttttattcatatttacagTGGTATCTTTAGTGGTGTTGGCTTTTCTTTATGAAGTGCTTGACTGTTGCTGCTGTGTAAAAAACAAGACTGTGAAAGACTTGAAAAGTGAACCAAACCCTCTTAGAAGTATGATGGACAACATCAGAAAACGTGAAATTGAAGTCGTCTAGCACTCTACCTAAGATGAACAAAATCTCTGCAAATAGCCTTCAACtactgaagaaaaaaggaaaattttctgaGGCCAACTGTTATTATAAAACTGactcttgaggggcacctgatggctcagtcagctaagggtctgacttcagctcaggtcatgatctcgtgattcatgagtttgagccctgcgttgggctctgtgctgacagcacagcttcggattctgtgtctcctcttctctctgtccctcccccccgctcacactctttctctctcacacaaaaataaataaacattaaaaaaaatttttttaactgactcCGATTCTGAATAATTAAAAGATTTCTAATAGAAGGGAAAAACAAGTTAAATATGCACTTTTTGTTTGTGTATCCCTTTcattaaatatacacaaaatctTCACGAATGTGAATAAGTTACCAATGTACTTAAAATGACACTTCAAAAACTGGATAAAAGATTCCTAGATTTCAATATTAAGCAGCAAAATGTAAGCTAGAAAACACGAGAAAGATCAAATAACTTTGACCTACACAAACCATGTAGACCAAAACAATAACTACCCTCTGTGTGTTTTGgtaataaaaatgctatttaaaatgctTACCTAAATCCAAAGTAAAATGATTCCACTTACACATAAAGTCTCTACTTATTAAAAAGCAGTATTTGCTAGTTTACAGAAGACAACTAATACACTTTTTAAAGACCAGTTTTATGTAAagattagagaggaaaaaaagtctgaaaatagAAAGGTCACAAGTATACATgcataaaattttcataaaactgactgtttaataataaatacatggtaTAAGAAGGATCAGGCTGTTTTCAAACTAAAACTTTCTAGTACACCCTTAAATTGTATTTCTTgagcttttccttttgttgctcaTATTTATTATTCTCAAGGTCTAAAGATACCTGACATAGGAAAagactgccaaaaaaaaaaaaaaaaaagacaaaaggtagGACCATGTAACACCTATTAAGAAATACTTCAGTTTctgggtgtctgggtgcctcactcggttaagtgtccaacttcagctcaggtcacgatctcacggttcgtgagttcgagccccaacgtcgggctctgtgctgacagctcagagcctggagcctgcttccgattctgtgtctccctctctctctgcctctccctcgctcacactctgtctctcaataaatattaaaaaaaaaaaaaaaaaaaaaaaaaggaaatacttcagttttatttcttggaaTTACAAGGGCtgtaaagatatattttataaccCTAATCCTTTGCTACCACCCATGAGCAAACCTAAGCATGCTCTTAACCATTACAACTGCCCTTAACCAGAAATATCACTCCTAGAAATCTACCCTGAGAAATTAGTTCAAAAGAAACAAGCTCAAGATACAAAGATATTTGTAATAGCATTACTCAACgtaacaccaccaccaacaaaatggaaataatagccTTTACATATGACACATCAACCTAGATTAAAAAGCTACTGAAAATTAaggcaaaatagaaaatatctgatatatgaagtgaaaaaatatatatcttctcATTTAGAGAGCCCTCTTGGATTGAAATCCCttttatacaaaatttttttttctaacattagaaatacacacaaataatGTAACCAACTTTCAAAGGACTTGTGAAACCTGGTATACTCAATACTTAGGTAAGTAGAAGCTATTCTGAGCACtgttaaaatcacattttcataaATAGTAAACTCTGGAGTCCTTAACATGGATGGAAAGCATAAAGATCCTTTAATTACTAAATTTCTTGATAACAGACCTTAACTTTTCCCTACCTTATGCTGtaatttatttagccattcaacaaacatgtatttgacaaacatgtattgagtgtTTCTCTGTGTGAAAGATTAGGTTACAATGGCAAACAATCATGCAATTGCAATGACACACAATAGCTTTGTCAGAAATAGTGAGTGCTATGGGAATCAAAGGCTAAGCACCAAATTCAAATAGGAAAGTAGAGATAATAGGACTTTTAACCTGCAACCTAAAAGAGGAATAGGATTTACTCAGAAGAGGGAAGGAGCTAAGAAAGAATATTCCACAAAGAGGATACAATATGGGTAAAGGTCAAGAGGCAAGAGAGTAAAGCATGTTAAAAGAGCTACATACAGGCCAATATCACTAAGAGAGAGTACAAGGAAAACAATGATTATGGGTATGAAAGGTAACGGGAGACTAGATCAGGTAAGGCATGGAGATGGCAGGAAAAGATAACCTTCACCTGAAAAGCAATGATGATCAGCCTTAAACAGAGACTGATGTTATCAGACGATTAGAAAAATCACTGACTTCTGTACAGAGAGTGGACAATAAAGAAGTTAAGCCAGGAAACCTTGTAAGCACCTAATCAAGCAATCCACTCATAGTGACCCCAACTAGGGTGGTATGACAGTCTTCGCTGTGTACACTCAGTACTTCCTGCTCTCCTCTGAGCACTTGGAACACCCTATGGCTGGTACAGCCCTGTGACTAGCTCTAGACAATGAGCTGTGAGAGAAAGTGATGTCTCACCTTCAGGCCAGAGGATTTTAACTGCCAAGCAAGATCTTCCAgagttctttctccctctggcaCTGAAATCAGTAACACTGGAAATATCAGCTACTCTACCAGCCTGGGTTTTTGAGTGACTGTAAGGAGGTAAGACCCCTGCCAACACATGTTAAACACGTGGtgtgaaagagaaacaaacctttgttgtttttaagccactgagattttggctaaaaaaaaagaaaaagaaaacaacaacaaaaacccaaaagccCAAAATTATGTCACTGTGACCAAGTTCCAAACCTTGTGCTTAATACATaatctaactgcagtttcaaaCTCCctcagaaatgtagtcttaaatCATCAGTCAGGAATTTTTCCATTAACACCAATAAGTATGCCAACATGGACCCTCTCCACCAAAGGAATATGAGGTTATCTGCATAAGACTCCTAGCTTTTCCTCCCTAGAAAGCAGCCTGGCCTaaaacaatccttttcttttgctaataactttcttGCCTCCACCTTCCTTCTATAAGAACTGTCCATTTGCTACAACTCCTCGGAATGCCTTGCTCAACAGGATGCTACCTGAATCATAAATCAtgtaataaagccaattagatcttcaaatttacatgaatttttgttatttagcaGGAGCAAAGTCATTCTTAAGCAGATCAAAGAGACTAGGTCTATGAGCGGGTCTgtgctaatgtttatttttaagtttatttgacaCAGAGCACATGaatgcaatcaggggaggggcagagagggagagagggagagagagagagaggagctttGGGCTCCtcgctcagtgtggagctgctGGGGACtgactctcactctctccctctctccccccgctccccacccccccccgccccccccatcctccctaccccactctcacactctaagaaaaaaaaaaaaacaatgaaagagagGAGGGATATCACTAATGACCTTACAAAAGTCAAAGGCTTGCAAGGAAATACTTCTGAAAAATTTTAGACAATGTAGATaatgaaatggacaaactcctaaaAAGATGCAAGGcaccaaaattaactcaagaaaGGTAACAGATAATCTGAATAGATCTATAAGAAGAATTTCTATGAGAGCTTCTCACAAAGGAAAGCTCAGGCCCAAATGCCTTTGCTAGTGAATTCTATCCAAcatttaaagggaaaattataTCAAaccttcacaaactcttccagaaacaGTGGAAAAGACAACACTTCACcaatcattttatgaggccacaAATACCCTCACAGGCAtccaagaaaactacagactatactctcatgaatataaacataaaactcCAGTACAAAATATTAGCTATCTGAATTccacaacaaataaaaattatatacatcatgaccaataggatttatatatatacatatatatacatatatatagtcaagttaactaacatacagtgtatacaaggtactcttggcttcaggagtagattcccatgattcactgcttgcatacaatacccagtgctcatcccaacaagtgccctcctcaatgccctccacccattttcccctcccccgtcccccatCAGCCTtcaacttgttctctgtatttaaaagactcttatggtttgcctccttctgtttgtaactattttcccccttcccttcccccatggttttaagtttctcaaattccacatgagtgaaaacatgattatctgtcttctctgactgacttacttcacttagcataataccctccagttctatccacattgttgcaaatggcaagattttattctttttctttgccaagtagtattctgttgtgtatatacgccacatcttctttatccattcatcagttgacagacatttgtgctctttccataatttggctattgttggcaGCACTGCTATAATATTGGGGTACATGagtccctatgaatcagcactcctgtatcctctggacaattcctagtagtactattgctgggttgtagggtaactctatttttaattttttgaggaactcccacactgctttccagagtggctgtaccagtttgcattcctaccaacagtaggATTTTTTCTAAGAATGCCaggttggtttaacatctgaaaatcaattaatgtaatattaataaagaaaagcatGATCTTCTTAgcagatgtagaaaaagcacttGATAACATCCAAAACTCATTTAAGatcaaaaactctcaacaaactggggcacctgggtggctcagtcagttgagcgtccaactcttggtttcagctcaggtcatgatctcacggttcatgagatcgagccctgcatcagggtctgggctgacagtgtgcagtctgtctgggattctctctctgcccctcccccattcatgctatctctgtctctcaaataaacaaacttaaaaaataataataataaaattaaaaaaaaaactctcaacaagctAGAAGTAGAGGGAAACTTCAACCTGATAATGGGCATCTACAAAATCCAGGCAGCTAAGATCATACATAATGATGGAAGATTGAATGcatttcccctaagatcaggaaaaaggcaAAGCTGTTCACTCTCACTACCTGTATTCAACATCCTATTAGCCAGCTCAGAGGGggtgagaggaaaggagggagggggagagaaacgacggaggggcggagagagaaaaagaggaaagaaggaagaaaaggcattCACATTGGAAAGGACAAATAAATCTGTccttatttacagatgacataatctttcaagtaaaaaaacCTATGGAATTCacacaaaaaaactataaataatgaacaagttcagcaaggttgcagaagATCAAAGTGCAAAAATCTACTGTACTTCTATTTACTAGGAATGAACAatctaaaaaatcaaattaacaaTTTCACTCACAgtaatatcaaaaagaataaaatacttaggaataaatttaacaaaatacatgTAAGACTTATACATTAAaagctacaggggcgcctgggtggctcagtcggttaagtatctgacttcggcttaggtcatgatctcacggttcatgagtttgaggcccgcattaggatctgtgctgacagtccagaggctggagcctgcttaggattctgtgtctcccccccccacccctctctctctctgcccctcccccacttgcactgtctctctctcaaaaataaacatgaaaaaaaaaaaaacctacaaaacatAGCCAGAAGACATAAAAAACCTATATTGATGAAAAGATATCCATGTTCATtgactggaagacttaatattgttaagataccaattctccccaaattgacttacagattcaatacaatccctataaAAATCACAACTGGCTCTTTTACACATAGGAATGGACAAGgtgttgttaaattttatttgaatgcaaagaatccaggaaaaaaacaaaacaatcttggaaaaagaagaacaaaagtgaAGACTTCCACTTTCCCTATTCTGATGCTACAGCAATCAAGAGAGTATGGAATTAAGGATAGACATAGAATCAATGGAACCAAACTGAGATTCtagaaataaattcattcatAGTCAACTGATAATCAACAAGCAGGCCAATGCAAATcagtgggaaaagacagtcttttcaagaaatggcGTGGGGACAACTGAataaccacacacaaaaagatgaaGTTAGACCCTTAtgttaaaccatacacaaaaaaatcaactcaaacatatcacagacctaaatataagagctaaaactataaaactcttgcAAGAAAACATAAGAGTAAATTTTCACGACCTtgagttaggcaaagatttcctaCATATGACACCGAGAATGCAAGTGATACTGGATCAAGAAACTGTACTCAGAATCTATAAGgaactcttacaaatcaataggaagaaaacaatgaaaaatgggcaaaaaaatatgaatagacatttgtccCAAGATGACCCATGAAGAGgccaaaaagcaaatgaaatgacgctcaacatcattagtcattagggaactgcatattaaaaccacaatgataccaTTTTACaaccactagaatggctataataaaaaagacaagaaataagtcttaacaagaataaaaaaaatagaaccctcatgcattgatggttaagaatggaaaatggtacagccattttagtaacttcttaaaaagttaaagcaTAAAATTACCACATGACTCAGAAGTTCTGTTCTTAGGTCCTCTATCCAAGAGAAAAAAACGAAACCAAAAACAAGTCCACACAAAAGCTTGTACATCAACGTTCATAGCAgaactattcataatagccaataaatggaaataatccaGATGTCCATtaactcatgaatggataaacaaactgtagtaTACCCATACAGTGGATTACTCTTcagcaataaaacagaatgaagtactgatacatgctacagatAGATGAATCCTggacaaaatatcagcaaattgaATGccacaacaaataaaaaagattatacacCAACCAAGAaggatttattccaagaatgcaaggctgattttatctgaaaaatcaataaatataatatgcCATGTTAATAGCATAAACAAAAAgaacatgatcatctcaataaatgctaagTAGAAGAAGCCACCCACTACAGGCCACTTattatacaattccatttatgtgaaacatccagaaaaagcaaatatatagagaaagaaagctATTGGTTATCTGGGGCTAGGGTGGGAACAAGAAGAGAATGGGCACAAAGCATCTTTTCAGGGtgttggaaatgttctaaaattgaattATATCAATAGTTGCACAATTCTCTAAATgtactaaaaatatttgaattgtacatttaaaatgagtGAACTATATGGTATATAAACTTCAACAAAGTTATTCTCTGAAAAGATAATAACCTAAATTCTAACTACAACACAAGATGATTAATATCTTAAAAGCAATATACTCTCTTATCACTGTATAATGTTGAACTAAAAAATGaacttgttggggtgcctgagtgactcagtcagttaagtgtccaactcttgatttcgacccaggtcatgatctcatggttcatgctttggatccatccttccttccttccttccttccttccttcctccctccctccctccctccctttcctctctctctctctctctctccccccccattGTTCCCAGCAAGcaagtgcatgcacacactccctcaaaacaaaacaaaacaaaaacttt includes:
- the SMIM18 gene encoding small integral membrane protein 18, translating into MASLSSSLWNETTTSVYQYLGFQVQKIYPFHDNWNTACFVILLLFIFTVVSLVVLAFLYEVLDCCCCVKNKTVKDLKSEPNPLRSMMDNIRKREIEVV